The genomic segment ATTCCAAAATACACCACAGTTTTGGATAATCTGCTATCCCTTATTCAGCTATTGATGTATTGTGCACACAGTGAAAACCTGCCATCATCCAAATGCTGTTAACTTTTCGTCATGGTTGCCAGGATTGTCCGCTCCACCAAGAAGTGCTGGACAAGTATTCACATGTTTTGTTCCTCTTAAAAGCACTGTAGCCTATAAAAGAGTGAAAGTGCCTGttgaattttgaaataaagcaaacactgtaaaaaaagaaaaaaacacctcCCCACATACAAGAATAAAGAACAGAAATCTATGTGGTCACTCTTAGTGAGTTAATTACTCTGCATTGTGAGTGCCAAGGCCTCCAAGCTTGAAGGACAATACCGGCTCTGTAGTTGTGACAATAGCTCCGCTCTCTGAGTCAGAAGTTGCGGAAGCGCCGACATTAGGGAGCTGAAAGCTGCTGAAAGTTCAGGAGTGTGCACTCCAAGGAAGAAATCATGCAGAAGAGcttggggggtggggtggggggggaaCTCATTTGCCTTTGAGGAACTCATTGTTTGCGCTGCCAGTGTGAGACATGGAGGGCTCTGCTGGCATGTGTCGACCTCACTCCTCGTCAGGGCCTCAGCACCGCGACGGCCAAGTTGGTAAAGGGTGTGCGTCTTTGAGTGGATGTGTTGTGTTAAGGGTCTGAGAGCTGCAGGTACTGTAAGTGAGGTGACGTTTGGGTTTGGAGCATGTTCAGCTTCACTTCTCTCTACCctcattgtacagtatgtgggacCACCCATAGAGGCCTGGTGGAGTCTGGCCAGTTTCCCTGTGGAATTCACTGTTTGCATCACAGAGCGATTGTCCCCCATCAGATCTGAATCTCACACAAATCTGCCAAGAGATGTCTGCCCTGTCTCTCTCAACAGTCACTGAGTAAACCCCTTCAAGTCTCGTCTCTCAGGTCATTAAAAACCTGTGAGAAAAGATGTTTAAGAATAAGGAGTTAGACGGGGGTTCGTTTTCCACATACCAAACGCTTTGATCATATGAAAGTATTTATAGTTTTGATTGACTTTCACCAAGATATCATTTGAGCGCTCCTAATGTCTTGAAGACCACCAGTTTGGTGCCTCTAGTAGGCTGAAACAGCTGCaccaaatcacaccaaagaagTATGATGTGTTGAGATGACAACCAGTGTTACCCGAAATGTGCTTTTGCTAGTTTCTGAACTAGTGAAAATATGTATCAGTGTGCAGCATTTTGCATGATTGGGTCATAGAGAGAAAATTAATTCTAATGTGAAACCACCACCATCATTTTCAATTCTCATAGCTGTGTATAGGAGTTCACTGATCAGCCGTCACATTTGTAGACCTGGTGACAGcatttgttatatattttcaaaagcTAATTTTGCCTGTTAGCATTGGTTGAAGTCGAAGCAGGATAACtgcaaaaatatacatttttgttaaaataattatcagtctttttctttgtttaatgcTTTGCTTTAATGTAATTCAATTGAATACTTTTGGACTGCTGGCCGTACAACATAAGCTATTTGGAGATTGCCTTGGACTGTGTAATttgtaatgggcattttcacattttatagactaaacaatagAATAAATAAACTCATATGTAAACTCATTAATGCAAATAGAAATGAGTATTAGTCCTGATGCCAAAGGCCAACTACTGCCTGGAGTTTTCTGCTGCTGGTGTGATGAAAACTGACACTGGTCCAATAATCATGGAGGGAAGAAACCAGAGAATCTCCAGTCGTGATGACGTTGGAAGGATTACACATACTTAACCAGCTAATTAATAACCTGTAAAATAAGATCATGAAGCTGTGATGAAATCAAATCCTTAAGTGTCTTCAATTCATCTTCAAGGCAGCTTAATATTCACCCATGTAAAAACAATACTGTGTGTGCAAGATGCAAGGAGCTCTTTATGTTGGTGGACAGTTAGAGGACTCCCTCTGCAGGAGTTGAAGAGAATAGATCATTTGATGGTGGTGTTTGCTAAACACCACCTCTGTACTGAACACCACTTGCTGACGCATGTTCAGaaataccttttttaaaatcatctctctctctctacattaacatattttggaaattaaatcagggtttctgcagggttcACCAAGTTAAATTTAAGGCCTTTTTAATACAACACAGAATTCAATTTACCTGTTTCAGTTATATGGGCCAAACTATTaaagtatgatggaaaaccagtagGGACAATATGGCCTAGaatgatttattattaaatcgcattttttcagtacttcccagcagtatacaataattcctaatgatgtaaataatttaattaacttgACCTGGATCTGGATAAGCgacagaaaatggatggattaattaactaattaaaaagTATTCATTAATTTAAGTCTTAGCTAAAGTGGACGCTTGCCCATTATGAGACAATGAGCTTCCTAGCTGCTGTAGCTAGCAGTAGTGAGTGTTAGCCacaggtctgatggtgctgactgaaactccacaaaaaatgattgaacagcctcctgcagcacaGTCCACGATCGAAACAATCCCACTTTTAGTTTATATGTGTGTAACGTCTCCTGAAAGCCAACAAtcagatacaaaaacattttataactagCATTACTGCCTACAGCAGGCAAGAGGAAAATATTCGAGACCTTTTTAAATTGAACTTCAGACTTTTTAATACCTTCTAAGGCCTTTAAACTGACTTCAATGCTTTAAGACTTGAGGAACTGAATGCAGAATGACAGCTTTAAGCTTTTGGCAtttcaaaaaaagagaaaatattccAAAGATTTTTAAATACCAGGGAGTACAATTTCAAAACTGTATCTGACAAGAAAACCACGACTAATCCGTGTATATTTATTGTGTAAAAGTGGCCAAGTGTTTGATAAGAGGTAAACACAGAAGATTCTGCTTCGGCTTTCCTGCCAGTTTAATGGAACATAAATGGCTGAAGGTAACACATGAAAGtgggaaaaataaatcactcaACAACTCCACAAAGGGCTCTGTCGGctacaaatgtcatttttattattactttaaataaTGTCTAAATAAAGGGACTAAAGACATGCTTGTGACTTCTTCCATTATCAAAAATATGGTGTCGGGGTGATGTTTTCAGCAGAAATCTATCCAGGGAGGGAAGCGTGAATCACAAGGTGAGACCGTTGTGGAGTCTTGTTCATCTGAAGACTGAACTTTGAAATGAGTCCCACCATCACCACGGACGGTGTCAGTTGTCAAAAGGGGGCATTGATTTTTACCAACCAAATGTCACattcagaagagaaaaaaaagaagatatttttcatatataaaaACTCAAAGACCTGGATACATTTCTACTTTTCCACGTTTTTACTacagaaattaaaaagaaaagacataaaGGAACACACAaaggggggaaaacagctaTTTTTATAATCAACTCCCTTTggtaaaaactgtaataaatggtcttgcatttctttttcatatacATACTAACTTTAGCCATTTATCACTAAAGTCCACAGTAAGCTTGGAAAGTTATTACTAGCACAACAACACAGATCTGTCATAAAAAGTCTGAGACtatatacagtgtatttacAACTTGAGCGGCATGTGGACAGTCCTCCCAGAATgagacgagtgtgtgtgtgtgtgtgtgtgtgtgtgtgtgtgtgtgtgtgtgtgttgtgtgtacaaGCTGGTGTATTGGCGGAGGGCAGTTTAAAAAGGTTGACTTCCAGGGCGGCTAGGATCATTTGTGTTAATAgaactatatataatatatatacacaacacatacactGGAATACATGTCAGTATCTGACATTCACAAGCTATACAATTTTACAGTCTGAGACCAAACAGTGTTGTGAGGCAAATtctttcccctctttcttttttacataaatgtaaCAGTGCTTTTTGATGTTAACCCGACAATACTGTGTGGGGCTCAGGCACAGTTTCTAATAATGCTGCCATGTGTTTTGGAAAAAGGAAATGTAACCCTCTTTCCGTCTAGTGATAGGTACATAATTGTGATTTGGCCGTAACACAGGAATGTCTGAACCAGATCTCTCAGACTTTGTTGTGCTCCCTTCCAAACCTTCAATCTGGGAAACAAAACTTTTGAAACGACATTTTCCTCTTCCTAAATAAGTGCACTTGTCCACCATATTGTTTTTCATGGATATTGTAGAATAACACTATCATAAAGAAATCCCTGTACCACTGATTTTGATGGCGCTCTTACTCTGATGGCTTCAGACAAAATGGTCAGTCAAAAGCTAAACCGAAGCTCAGTTGTGATAAAGTACAAAAAGCACCACTCTATCTCTCACAGGCTCACTGTTTACGTCGCTAAGCCCTGTCGAAAAGGCTCAGGGAAGTTTGTTTGAGAAGTGGCTCTGAGTGCTGGTAAGAGCTCAGGTCTGCGACTGGATCATGACGATTCCTAAGTTTTGGCACCGAAGGCCCTGCGCAAAAATGGGCCCAGCTAAAAACGCTGGTAAAATCAGTAATCCTGCCGCCCCGGGTGCAACATACACGGTAGCTAGCTTAATTGTGCTCCCATGTCGgccttaaaaacacattaataagcCCTCGTCCCTACCTCTACTCCTGACCTGTTTGACTTCAGACCAAACACCCCCAGAAATCAGTCTCTCCCCCCATTTCTCCTCAGCTACGGCGCCTTGCTGGGCGTGCCGTATTTGACTCGGTACTTGTTGATGTGCATGAAGTGAAGGACCTCTGGCTGGCGGGCGGTGGTGCAGGGTAATAGGCCGTCACGCCCTTCGCCCATCAGCCACTTGTTGGTCTCGGCGCTCATGTCGCGGGTGACGTGCTCCTTAGCCCAGGCATCCACCCAGGCCTGGAAGCGTTTGTGCAGCCGTGTGCTCACCCTCTCATGTGACTGAGGAAAAAACGAGATGGACATTCTTGTCACTAAGTTGTTATAATACCAAGTGTGTAGACAAGGACATTTACACTCCCATGGTTAGGGATATGACTCTTAAAGTGACTAGAGATGGTTAGTACATGAAAGACCAAATCTTTAACACTGAGCCCTCTAGCTTGAATCATCAGCGTCACTGATTGATTGAGTAACTTTTTGCATTAGAGCTCCCCTCACTGGTGACTAAAAGCCCCAACATTTAACATGTCAGATTGTgcgtgatatacagtatgttaggTTAATATTTATAAGGATATCAGCCCTATAAACACAGGCCTAGTTTGTACtgaacttaaaggaatagtttgacattttgggatcTATGCTAaatgctttcttgctgaaaatttgaaagaaagattgatatcactctcatatctgtacggtCAACAGCCACCTTCGGACAGAGCTGAAGGTGGCCGTTTCCCCCCGTTttcagtctgtatgctaagctaagctaaccgctgctggctccagctacatatttaccagaCAGATATGACAGcagtatcagtcttctcatctaactctcagcaagaaagcgaataagcgtatttcccagaatgtcaaactattcctttaactaaaCAGTTTGTACAGCAACAGACTGAACTGAGGACAGTCAGTCTTCAAGTCTTCAAGCTGAAGGGAATTATTTTAATTAGCAAAGCGATCTGTAATTTTCTACCTCTATAGGTCACCTCTGcttaaaatgtgaatttaaatgCTTTAACAAGAAGATTTCCCAAAGAATGTCTTATGCTTAACCACTGTGATGTGCAGGTTTGAAATAGCTTGACACCTAATAAGGAGCTGTGTAACAACCTGCTGAACTGCTTACTGTTACATTCAAATACTGGATTTGGATTTATTGAGTCAGATTGTTTTGCCACTCACCATCTGACAGGgtttcaaaaatattaaattacttGCATGTCTTTGCAGTAATTAGATATGTGTAACGAAATTATGTGTTGCAAAAGTTGCAAAAACTTTAGCGTTTCAGTCTCTTggccaaaaacatttttgaactgtgaataaaaaaagaaaagaaaagtaaataatgttttaacaaAGGCTCTCAAATCATATAACACCCTCACTGTTCCCGCTACACcttaaaggaggaggaggtcattTGGAGGCCAGTAAGATGCCTGGTAACAGTAGCGGGAAAAAGCAGTGAATACCTGGTGAGCTCGCAGCAGGGCAGTGCGTCGGTACATGTAATCCTCAGACTTAAAGACGTAGACCATCTTGTAAGAGTTGAGTTTGAACATGCAttccattttctccttttccagGGATTTCTTGCCACCCTCACAGGCCTCTTTGTccagctgctctctgccctTCTGGTACTTCCTGATCCGTCTCAGATTCCTGGTCACGAGCGCAAAGACAAACGTGATGAGAGTGACTAATAAGACCCAGCAGGAACGTGCCAGAACAAATCGATTGGAGTTAATTTAATCAAAAGGACTCATGTTTGACTTTTGCATTTGACTTTCACAGGAAGAGATTTGTCACACAGCTTACTGAACAAGATACTCTGATGTAATGCAGGAAAACCTAGAATTACCCCCCTGTGGTTGTATATGCCtctgccaaccagtcaagttgcaatTTACATCCActtctgtccagactcatatcaTATGTAGTGAACACTTGGAaggaagtgtattttttggctaaatgtaAGTTATCACTAATTTgatgatacatacagtatgtatgattccagtgaatatacattgttgaactgattaatgaaggatgatcatagatgtattggttaaacaggtacacatgtacttgattactatgtaaagatggattcttatagagtatagctacacaaaaagtggtgcttttattttgaagcctCTCTCATCACGATTAGCCAGGCGCGCTCCAATACGGCGTTTGCAATCGTGATTCCGATTCGAAagtcagaatgaggcaggaagtgaaaggcagaatggacgagatggaggaaagcccgtactgtgctagttattgtttactcattgtgtcgtcccagtcaacacGTGTGTGAAACCTGGAATCGCCCagttcattcttaaattatggctaaaaacctattttgaggtcacaatgacctttgacctatcaatcaaaagtgtcacctattcactGTCCGACCCACTGTGGAGTAcggtcacaatctccccttctgttcctgagttatggtgttgaataatacAAAGTGTTTTAGTGTGAATAtaaacctttgaccttttgggtaaaacATGTCATTACTTCATCCTTGTAtgccattaaacatctgtgtgaaattttgtcataattaacgcatcaattcttgagttatagccaaaaacgtgtttgtcAAAGTAATTTTAAGGttacagtgacctttgacctttgagtcaaaagtgtcaccaattcaTTGTCCAACCCACTGTGAAATACGGTCATCAATTCTTCAGTTATgaccaaaaacatgttttgaggccacagtgacctttgacaaccaaattcaagtggacgtttgtgccaaatttgaagaaattctcTCAAGGCGTTCCTGAGACGTCGCGTTCACGAGAATGGGACGGGCGGACAACCTGAAAACATAACGCCTCCGGCCACGGCTATCGGCCGAGTGgaggcataaaaacaaaacaatacctGACCGTTAACATCACCCTATTTTTTCTgagttaaaagaaataaaactacatTCGCAATTCAAAAAaggattttcaaaaaaaaaaaaaagacctcaTCCTGACTCACTCACCTGGGAAGAAAAACTGGCTTCTGAGCGAGGTGCTCCCTCAACTCAGGTGTGGTGGAATCTGGGTTTAAGTAGCGTCCAACATAATCAGACCAACgctgcaaacaaaacacaaaaaaacaaacaaatttaagaCACAGATTAGGTCTATAAACAACTACTAACACCAGTATTACCAAAAGGTTGGCAATAGGTCCTTACTAGTATGTCCACTCCAGCTGGAAAAGTGGACCTTCTTActagacaaaatgtaaaaacaatgacaacaacttTTATTTGCAGTTATTCACTGTATATTTAGTTCCCTCATATGATATGAAGATAATACTCAAATATATTACTTATAAGAGTCGAAAGCCAAACACCGTGGTTGGCAATTTGCACAACTTATTAACTTACTAATTTTAGCAGTTTACCAGCCATCACAGAGGCtctatttgatttaaaaatccCAATTGgcttgtagaaaaaaaaaagcttatgTATTTTGGAATTATAGTGTGGCTTGTGAATTAAGAAGTGATTTCCCCGCATTTATTAGTCTTTGCTCACAAGCCAAACCTTGAAACTGACAGGGTTCAACAGTTTCTTACCTCGGCCTCCATGGGCTCGTCTGagttctcctcctctgtgtcgAGCAGCTCCACTGTGAGCTGCACCTGCCCTCTGTTCCTCAGAAACATCACCTGAGAAAGTGGCAGACCCGGAACAAGTGTGAggcaaaatgtgtgtgagattttaaaaaagacaggATGTCCTGAGAGCTCAGAGAAGCCAGGAATCTGCAACATCAGAATCGTAGTTGGTTGGAATCCAGAATTTTTGTTATAAGTCATGCCATCTTTCCCAAACTTTCAGCAGTTCATTCTTCTGGCTAGTGTTTAATAAATGTGAACATGCCAAGAAAACAACTTGAAAAATGataatcaaaaaaaaagaagaaaatagcaTAAAAACGAAAATTTTGAAAGCTGCATTTTGTGGAACATCTCTCACTTCCCTTTTCCATCTAACTAGAGTGCACATAACTAcctgaagtcatttttcaataACTGTCACTGCACGACAATTTACTTTTAAGTCATCGTTTTCAAAATTGGAtctgttatatatttatttgacaaaacTGAATAAACTTGTGTGAACCGAGCAGGTTATCAACTGCAAAATGAAGCTTTCCAAGTAGGTCAAAGGGAAATTCACTTGTGGGTGGCAGGTGGCCTTAAGCTGCTTTACACAGTGCCAGTGCTATATGAGAGTAAgtataactttaaaaaatgatCTCATGTTCTAATAATTGGTAAGCTGCATTCAGCACATTTCCAGGCTGGCTGTTTGTAACTTTTTAGACCTCATTTTAGACTCTTTAGATGCCAAGGGACAAGGAAAAAAGATCCAACGCTGGTGAGTACAGCTTTCTCCTAACAGACGACCATGCACGGCACTTCTTGTGTTTCACTCATAATTTGTTACAATGTGGAGACGCGTGGAGAAGATTGATTGGCCCGagaacagaatttaaatgaaaaacaatacaagAAATCCTCATGGTCTCAGTTGTTAAGGGTGGATGTTCCTCTCTGCTGCAAGCAAACTTCCATATCTGGATTAATTACAGCAACCACTCCTGCCGCCTTATGGAAAATTAGTTAGAAATTAGAAAGCACTTCTTCTTAAATTAACTTTAACTGAACTTAtttccatattttaaaaatgtctgcacAATGTTTCATCTCCCATAATCTGATGGCACCATCTCCCCAGTTTTCCAATGATTGCAGGAGCGTCGTGTATTTACCTTGAAGCAGTTCTCATCAGACATGAGCTGCTCGGCTTTCCGCTGGTAGATGGCCTCTGCGGAGCTCCTTGAAGACTGGGTGGACATGGTTCCTCCGCTGGCGCCGTTAGCGCTCTCCGAGAGGTAGAGGTCTGTTACTTGGACACAGATCTCATCACTCACGATGTGCTGGAGCTGGATGGAGAGAAGGAATTGTCTTAAAGTGGAAAACAACTATTTAAAAGTGTCAGAATTGCTCTCACTGTGCTAATGGAGGCTTAATTAACCGCCAAATGACACAAGAAAACTGGAGGGGAGGGAACAAACAGATGCTTGCTTACCTGCCGCACGATGCTTTGGATGAGCTTGTCCATTGTGAAGGCGATGTAAGCGTGAATGGTGAACATTTCCCTCAACGAGTCCTCATACTGAGAAGCCTCCATATTTCCATCCAGCAAATTCCTAACCATCTCCAAGAAGGCTGAGTAGTAATCTTCCACCTCAATGTCCACTAGAGAGAAGAAATGTTATCAAACATCAAATGGCTAAGTGGATAAGCACATGACAGAAAGACTGGCGGCATTTCAAATCAATCATCTTTGGCAAGCGGTGCTCATTTTGGCAGCACTTTAATTTTCCAAGTTCTGTAGTTCAATATACAGCAAGTTTTTGTACTGTCATCCACTTTTAGTTTCCTTTACTCACTTTCTTGCCAATTTTTGTTTATTCACGTTGTTATTTAATCATCTGTTTCAATAAAACTGTTGATCCCCTTCTTTTGCAATATCCATTGTTTGCAATAAgcctaaaaacatttttaaaatatttttctgattttctctAGGAAAAAAGAGGAATGTGGAATTATTTGAATTATGTGTTAGAGAGCAGGAATGTGGCCCAAAAGTCAGTGGAAACAGAGGATTTCTACTCTGTCCTCAAtaggaaacaaacacaatacCGTTATTaaagaacacagaaaacatgtgAGCGTCTGTTGTTACTCACTGGGCTCCTTCAGTCTCAGCTGAATGGCTGGATTATCgttcttctccttcttcattCCCAGGACTTCCCTCTCCCAGTCTCGTTCTCTGACCTCTTCTTCTATCTGTCGCTCCGCCTGCCCGTACAGCCGCAGCAGACGCGAGCACAGCGTCTGGTGCAGCCGCAAGAAGATGTACCAGTTGTTGTTGACGTAGAAGAGGTTGTATGCGTCGTCACAGCCACGCAGCTTCTGTGCCGCCGTGTTGCTGAACAGCAGCTTGGACTTGGAGGGGCTCCCGCTGCCGGGGACGCCATTGTGCTTTTTGGAAGCGCCTTCCTCCAGAtccagctcctcttcctcctcctcctctacgtCGGAGAGCTCGCCGCGCTGAGAGAACAGCATGTCGGGGATGAAGTGGTAGATGATCTGTTTGATCTTGTATTTGTCCTCCTTCTGAATGCTGGTCTGCCTCTTGACGTGGTGGATGATGAGTGCTGCTGCATCCTCCAGGATCTGGCTGTCCTCGTATGCCAGTGTCAGGTGGTGGCCTGTGGGTGGAGAGGCGTTCTCCTCAGATGCCTGCTCCTGGCGCTGCATAGCAAAAACAATTCAATATCAGCATTTTGGACGCACAGAACATAGAATTTTGTGTGATGCCGACCTTGAAATTAAGTTTAGGTTCTACAGTCTCCTGTGACATTTTAACACTGACAAAATGCTAACAATGGCATTTTGTAAATGAATGTCTTATTccatattttgtgtttaatgtaCCTCATCATAAAGGCTTTCGATTTCATTCAGCAGGGACTTGGATCGAAGCACTTTGGTGTCATTCTGTTTGAAGTTGATGCCTTGATGGTCGAGAGACTTGAGGTAATACTTCTCGTTCTGCTCCCTCCAGATCTTGTTGAAGCCTCGTTGCGCTTCCCGCCACTCCTCCTCCTTGGTCTTTAACCTGGTTAGAAAAGAATGCAAGAAAGTCAAGTAATGTACGCGCGCACAGTGTGtgaatgacacattttaaacatgtgCAACTTTCACACTCAAACTACAGCAAAGGTGACAGAATCTGCTGCAACGTTATGCATTTCAGGCAGCAGTACAAACATAAAATACTGTTATAGGAGTGACGTCTTTTCAAATCCTTTTGCAGCAAGGGAGAATGTGGTCTATAAAAGCACACATTAAATCTCAGGAGGCATTTATAAATCCGCCACTCCAGCATCATATTGGCTTTTCCTTCCCTGTGTGGATTAGTGGGTTTATAGCTGTGGTTCATAACCTCAGTCTGGACCCAAAAGAAGCTGGTGTACACACATTTACTGCACTATGTAAACAGAGAGCTTGTGAATCCCACACGTTTGTGTTTTAGCATATGCGCACCTTGCTTCTTCACCATACTATTAAAACTACATGATCAAACCAGAAACCCTCTATTTAAAGATCTCTCAACTAAAAACAGCTTTGATTTCCAAACACACgactaaattattatttaattaaaaaggaaatatgAGAGGTAACAGATAACATCATGCAGCAGTAGGTTTGACTCCCACCTCTTTAACACAATGGGGACAGAAACAGCAGGGTTTTTCTTCAGGCCATCGATGATGTCAGGCGCCTTGTCTCCGTATATCCTCTGGATGGCCTTGCGGTGTACGACCTCCGACGAGCCGCCCATTGTGTTGTCCAAGCGGAACTTGGCCTGCTCCTCCGCAGACATACGGGACAACTTCCGCTGTACTGTCTCCAGGACTCTGATGGTAGCCAGGTTGGTCTCCAGCACTACATCCAACTGTGGGCAAGAAAACACGGCGGTTTTAATATCCattgatgtgtgtgcatgccctttattttcaattaaaaagcTCATAATGTTtcttcatttatatataaatattctcATCTGCTGCTGTTCGCCACTGAGCAATTTCACTACAGTAATTCTAAAGTCTTTGTTCAGGGATGTTTTAGGAcaaagatgagaaagaaaaaaaaaaaacgtgacaTCAattgtaataaattatttttcatccTGGGATATCACCCCTGTGGTGACATCAACAGACAAGTCGTAAATGTTTAATGTTCCTGCTCACCTCAAAGCGTTCATCCTCACATCTGTAGATGTGCTCCTCGTACTGAGTCTTCTTGGAGCTGACAAACGTGGAGTCCTCAGACCAGGAGGGGAAGGAGACCCAGGTGTCATTCAAGACCTGGACGCAGCAGAAGCAAACAGTGTCGTCTTTAAGGTCCACACTCAATGAATGATGTCACTGAATGGCACTAACTGGTAGCTTTAGCACTTATTGAtctaaaagattaaaaaagtaTCCTATTCCCACTGTTACTCACGTGTAACATCTACCTTATGATGTgctcttgtgttgtttttgcacatttttgccAACAAAATCTCGTCTTTTCCGTACAGTAACTATTTTACAATGTATGAGGCAATTTTCATGCACGTTTGCCAGCGTCCACATTTAAGGATTTTTGTTAAATCATTAAGTTGGATATGTTTTTGACTGGATAGAGATAGGACAACTGGAGTATCAGTAATCAAAACATTTGCCATAGTGTTTAGAACTAAACCTGACTTATTACACACAAATGATGATGCAGTTTATGACATTTTCTAAATCTTTTTGATCTCtactctttttgtttctctctcaacTTTTCCTGCCGCTCTCACCTCTTTACAAAGTGGAGTTCTTCCGGTGCACTTGGGCTGTTGGTAGCTTTTGGGCAGGGCTCTGTAACTGGAGCCTAGTCTCTTACAGGAAGCATAATCAATCTCCATGGCGATGCCCTCGGTGGCCCGTTCCTTAGGGTATGTTTCGATGTGGGACATTTCCCGATATCCCAGGAAGTTTTTAAACCAGTTGAACAGCTCAGGGAATTTTCTGTATAACataatgaagtgaaaaacacatgtatgatatatacagtgtactgtgaaaaacaacatttatgttATTTACCAGGTGAGCGATTGAGCACTCACCCTAAAAAGGGCAGCACCAGCTGCACTAGTTCAGCCCTGGAGATCACCTCCTGATTAAAGATGACCAGACACCGCAAGAAGTTGTCGTAGGCCTCTGCACTTCGCAAGGCTTTGCGCACCTGTGGTGGGAAATAAATGTAAGAACAGTACGTGACAGAGCCGAGTGGAGGTacataaaatgtccaaaatactACAGCATACTATAGTTCTCTTTAGTCACATTAGAAAGTATTACAAATTTCACTATTTcaatatttacagtttacatGTTATAATTATATTAGATTAGgtagtgtttt from the Siniperca chuatsi isolate FFG_IHB_CAS linkage group LG4, ASM2008510v1, whole genome shotgun sequence genome contains:
- the sin3aa gene encoding SIN3 transcription regulator family member Aa isoform X3; protein product: MNETILHNKEGDMYERSLSSYEYEFIMKRRLEDQETVFASQQRRLAGNAEAFQHRVLASAPAPAVYEAVSDNMQPTAGVQYSVPQGYQVPTVAQNSGGHGHTPSPAVHGGSHHHSPAVQSHGPSVMSGHSHTAAPQASAQGQQQFQRLKVEDALSYLDQVKLQFGNQPQVYNDFLDIMKEFKSQSIDTPGVISRVSQLFKGHPDLIMGFNTFLPPGYKIEVQNHDLVNVTTPGQIHHITPHGISVQNIPITAAATQHQAQLPSAATTTAPPLLTQPTPAKMSKPLQPQALTPSSQSNPSIPAYTSPRSPPMQLHPPLSGTPTGPPIQNNQPVEFNHAINYVNKIKNRFQGQPDIYKAFLEILHTYQKEQRNAKEAGGNYTPALTEQEVYAQVARLFKNQEDLLSEFGQFLPDANSSVLLSKTTAEKAESVRNDHGGTAKKLQLNNKQRPNQNGCPIRRHPTPGTTPPVKKKPKLLNLKDSSVAEASKHGVGTESLFFEKVRKALRSAEAYDNFLRCLVIFNQEVISRAELVQLVLPFLGKFPELFNWFKNFLGYREMSHIETYPKERATEGIAMEIDYASCKRLGSSYRALPKSYQQPKCTGRTPLCKEVLNDTWVSFPSWSEDSTFVSSKKTQYEEHIYRCEDERFELDVVLETNLATIRVLETVQRKLSRMSAEEQAKFRLDNTMGGSSEVVHRKAIQRIYGDKAPDIIDGLKKNPAVSVPIVLKRLKTKEEEWREAQRGFNKIWREQNEKYYLKSLDHQGINFKQNDTKVLRSKSLLNEIESLYDERQEQASEENASPPTGHHLTLAYEDSQILEDAAALIIHHVKRQTSIQKEDKYKIKQIIYHFIPDMLFSQRGELSDVEEEEEEELDLEEGASKKHNGVPGSGSPSKSKLLFSNTAAQKLRGCDDAYNLFYVNNNWYIFLRLHQTLCSRLLRLYGQAERQIEEEVRERDWEREVLGMKKEKNDNPAIQLRLKEPMDIEVEDYYSAFLEMVRNLLDGNMEASQYEDSLREMFTIHAYIAFTMDKLIQSIVRQLQHIVSDEICVQVTDLYLSESANGASGGTMSTQSSRSSAEAIYQRKAEQLMSDENCFKVMFLRNRGQVQLTVELLDTEEENSDEPMEAERWSDYVGRYLNPDSTTPELREHLAQKPVFLPRNLRRIRKYQKGREQLDKEACEGGKKSLEKEKMECMFKLNSYKMVYVFKSEDYMYRRTALLRAHQSHERVSTRLHKRFQAWVDAWAKEHVTRDMSAETNKWLMGEGRDGLLPCTTARQPEVLHFMHINKYRVKYGTPSKAP